The sequence below is a genomic window from Zhongshania aliphaticivorans.
TTTAAAACAGCGCATCCGCAAAGCCCTAGACACCATCGCGCTAATTGTTACGCACTGGCAGCCCATGCGTGAAAAGGCGAAATCACTGCAACAATACTACTCCCAAAGTCCCGCACCGATGAAAGCTAGGGCCCGCCGGCAAGTTTGTAATTTTCTTAGCTGGCTTACCGACAACAACCTAACCTTTCTTGCCTATGTCGAGATGCAGCTACGGCAACAGGGTGATAAATGCAGCTTACACGCAGTTGAATCATCACGGCTCGGCTTGAAACTAGAATCTACGCCGTGGGAACACATAGAATCGCCCCAGCAGCGCGAGCAGATTTTAGCGCATTATTTAAATAGTCCACGCGTGCTGACAATTACTAAATCCAGTGAATTGGCGCCGATCCGACGTTTTGTGCCCATGGACTATATCGCCATTAAGGACTATAACGCCAAGGGCGAGCTTATAGGTGAACATCGCTTTTATGGATTGATGACCCGAGCCGCTTACAACAGTCGAGCCCTAGATATCCCACTGCTAGCTGATCGCATTCATGCTGCCATGAACCTTGCTCACTTTCCGCCAGGCAGTCACAACGGCAAAGTCATGCTGCAAATACTAGAAACCTTTCCCCGAGATGAGCTATTTCAAAGCAGTGCCAAAAAATTATTTGAAATTGCCATGGGGCTTATCGCAATAGAAGAGCAAAATCGAGTGCGGGTTTTCAACCGCACCGACCCGTTTCACCGTTACTACTCAATTCTGGTCTACATTCCTCGCGAGCAATATAGCCAGCACGTTCGAGAAAAAATACAAATCTTAATCTCAGCAAAACTGAACGCGTATAGTTCCGATTTTTCGATTTACTTTACTGATAACCGAATGGCCCGCTTACACCTCATCGTTCAAGTTGGCACTGATGAGAAGAAAAATTTAGACAACGCCGCCATAGAGGAATTAATCTGCGGCGTGACTGAAAGCTGGCAAGAGAAATTAAAATCCGTACTTTATAACAACTATCCACGCAAAACAGCCCAGCAACTATTCCAGAGCTATGCCGACGCCTTTACTGCGCCCTATATTGCAAAGACTGAGATTAAAAAGGCCGCCGCGGACATAGAACAGCTGGAGCAACTGAAAAATTCCGGCAATAACTTAGCGGTAAAGATTTACCGCGACACCTCCCACCGCGACGAGCGTGTTGAATTGCGTTGCTATTTTAAACATCAACCCCTAGCACTTTCCGAAATACAACCCCGGCTCAACAATCTCGGCTTGCGCTTAATGCTGGAAGACTTATACCCAGTGAGCGTTGAGCATGATGAAACGTATTGGGTTCAAGATTTTCGCGCCCAGACAGCCGTTGATGTAAATCACGTTTTTTGGCACGACGCCAGCTATTTTGAGCAGGCCTTCATTGCCATTCACAAGGAATTATGCGACGACGATGATTTCAATCGCTTAATTATCAGCGCCGATATCAACTGGCGTGAAGTCTCGCTAATACGCGCCTACTGCCGTTACCTAAAACAACTTGGCAACTACTTCGAACAAAATTATCTCAGTAAATTATTAGTCGATAACGGCGCGATCAGCCGCTTGTTAATCGATTTATTTCATGCCCGCTTTAATCCAAATATTGCAGAACGCGACACCCTCCAACACAAGCTAAACGAGCAGTTAGATATAGCACTGGAAGCGGTGCAAAGCCTAGATGCCGACCGTCTGTGCCGCAGCTTACGCACCCTAATTATGGCGACGCTGCGCAGCAACTATTATCAAACTGAGGACGAGGAGGCGGAAAATAGCGCCATATACGCCTTTAAATTTTCGACACGGGATATATTAGAAGCGCCTGCACCACGGCCGCGATATGAAATTTGGGTGCACTCACCCAACTTTGAAGCGGTGCACCTGCGCGGCGATAAGGTCGCACGCGGCGGCTTGCGGTGGTCTGACCGACCCGAAGATTTCCGCACCGAGGTGCTTGGTTTAGTAAAAGCGCAGATGGTTAAAAATGCCGTTATTGTTCCCGTCGGTGCCAAGGGCGGATTTGTTTGTCGACGCTTACCAGAAAACGGATCTAGAGAAGCCATTCAAGCTGAAGTGATCAGTTGTTATAAAGATTTTATCCGGGCAATGCTGTCGCTAACCGATAACCTGCAGGGCGACCGTGTTATTGGCCCACTCTTATCAGTTTGTCATGACGACGACGACCCCTACCTAGTGGTTGCCGCCGACAAAGGGACGGCGGCGTTCTCAGACATTGCTAACGGTGTGTCCAACGACCGGGGCTTTTGGATTGGCGACGCCTTTGCCTCGGGTGGGTCTAATGGTTACGACCACAAAAAGATGGGCATTACCGCCAAGGGCGGCTGGGAAGCGGTCAAACGCCATTTTCGCGAGCAGAACATAGACATCCAACGCGAAGAATTCACCACCATTGGCATCGGTGATATGGCCGGTGACGTCTTTGGTAATGGCATGCTTCTGTCTAAGAAAACAGCCTTGCTAGCGGCCTTCAATCATCTCCATATTTTTCTCGACCCGACGCCCAATACCGAAGAAAGTTGGAAGGAGCGAAAACGCCTATTTAAGCTGCCGCGTTCCAACTGGAGCGATTATAACAAAGCGCTGGTATCAGCAGGTGGCGATATTTATTCCCGCGCACTAAAAAGCATCACCCCCAGCGCGCAAGCCTGCCAAGCACTGGCACTGGAACATCGCGCTTACGCTCCAGATGAATTGATCCATCATATTCTGCAAGCACCAGTGGATTTACTCTGGAACGGCGGCATTGGCACCTATGTAAAAGCAGAAGGCGAAACCCATCAACAAGCCGGTGATCGCGCCAATGACAACCTGCGCGTCAACGGCTCGCAATTGCGCTGCAAAGCTGTCGGTGAAGGTGGTAACTTAGGTTTAACCCAAGCTGGCCGTATTGAATACGCGCTGAACGGTGGCCGCTGTAACTCTGACTTTATCGACAATTCCGCCGGTGTCGACTCCTCCGACAATGAAGTAAATATAAAAATATTGCTAAACGAACTCGTCGCTAAACAAGCAATAAGCTTTGTTGACCGAAACAAGCTCTTAAAAAGTATGACCAAGGATGTAGAACAGCAAGTTCTGCGCAACAACTACCTGCAAACTCAATCTATTAGCATGGTCGCGTCTCAATCCCCAGAGCGATTAGGGGAACAGGCTGAACTGATCCGCATCTTGGAGCGAGACGCCGGATTGGATCGAAAGCTCGAGTCACTACCCGATGAAAAGACGATTCAAAGTCGCAGGACGGCCGGACTCGGGCTCACCCGTCCCGAGCTAGCATGCCTATTATCTTATTCAAAAATACATATCAAAAAAATATTACTGGATTCCACTATTCCAGAAGATCCCTACCTGGCACAGGAATTATATCGCTATTTCCCGCAGCAATTAGGTGATCGCTACCCCGACCAAATCAGTGAGCATCGTTTGCGCCGCGAAATTATTTGCACAGTAATCACCAACAGCCTGGTGAACCGCATGGGTAATGCCTTTGCCCACCGCTTAAATGACGAGCTCGGCAACAGTTTTGAGGATATAGCTCGCGCATATACCGTGGCCCGCGACCTTTTTGATATCCGTTCACTGTGGGCAGACATTGAAAAACTAGACAATAAAGTACCCGACGAACTGCAAACCCGCATGATGCTTGAAATTCGCCGTCTGATAAAACACGTCACCCTGTGGCTAATAAACAACAAAGAGCAATTAAACAATATTCAAATTTTAATCAGCCGCTATGCCGAAGATATAAAGCTACTCGCCGACGACATCCATCATTACCTATCTAAAGATGAGCTGCATCGCATTGAACATCGTATTGCGGAGTACTGTAACAGCGGCATTCCCCGGCGAGTTGCACAGCGGGTTGTTATGCTAAAAGCCCTGTTTGCCAGCCCCGATATTACATGGCTGAAGGAACGCACTGGCGCGCCTGCAAAAGTATTAAGCGAAATCTACTTCAGATTGGCCGAGGCATTACAAATAACGTGGGTGCGTCGACATATCGACAAACTCACTGCCGACTCCCGCTGGCATGCCCTAGCGCGCAATGCCTTACGTGACGACCTATATCAACGCCATCGCGAGCTATGTGCAAAAGTAGCCGACGACATAGACATTAGCGCTAATATTGTTACCGAACTCGACAACTGGCTAAACAACAACAGTGTCCAAACCGCCTACTTAAGCAATTTGATTACCGAGGTTAAAAGTACCCAGCAAGCCAACTATTTAAGTCTCTCTGTTATATTGCGGCAACTGGGAAGGCTATCTGCGTAAGCCGTATTGATAAAAATAAGGGAACTCTTACTTCGTTTTGCTGACAGAGTGTCAATATACCGTAATCATATGAATCAACGGCCTATATGGAGGACGTCATCAGTTTTACCCGCCGACAAACACCAAACCTGCACCGCCAGCGACTGAGATCGCGCCAAATATTGATCATGGTATTAACCGGATTAATACTTAGTGCAAGCCCCAGTCATGCCCAAAATAGCGCAAGCGTGGCCCCGAGTTCTTCCCAGGAAATCAGCACCAATCTAGTCTTAGCGGATTTACTCGAAAATAGCGAAAGCAGGCAAGCCTTGATCGACAAATTGCGCGCGGCAGATGACGAGCCGACCGCAAGCCCCTCTGACAAAAAGCTGTCTAACACCGAAGCGCAGCCTAAACGGGAACAGCAAAAGTCCTTTGCGCGCACAATTGCACTGACGACAAGCAATTTTGGCAGCAGCATAAAGCAGCAATTCAGCGCGCTATTCACTGCTGTTGCCGCGCTGTTTAACAGTGAAAGGGCAACTGCAGCAAACGCGGAGAGCGCCGCAATAGTCTCAACCGTTATTAATATAGCAGTATTGATTGGCGTGACCTTTGCGGTGTTTATATTTTTGCGGCTGTTTGCCCGCCGCCCTTTTAGCACTATTAACGCCTGGGCCTGCAAAGGCGCTAACAAATACGCCATGCTGCGCACCATCGGAGCGGTTACGGCGGCGGGCTTAGTCGACACCGGGGTCGTTCTAGGCGCCTACCTCATCGGCAACACAACCGCATCACTACTAAGTACACACAACGGCGCCGACGCTACCCGACTTGCATTACTATTAAATGCTTTTCTCCTTGTGGAAGGCGTTAAGCTCCTGCTACGTATGTTGTTCGCCAGCCGATTCCCAGCGCTACGCTTACTACCATTACACGAAACACAGGCGAAATACTGTAACCGCTTCTTTGCCAATTTAGTGGGCTTCACCGGCTACGGCATTATGGTGCTGGTACCTATAGTGAACAAAAACCTAACGCCTACATCGGGCGCTGCTCTAACGACGCTCCTTGTACTCTGTGCCGCCATTTACTTTAGTATTGTGGTGCTGCGCAACAAGCGCAATATAAGCCAAAGCCTAATTGCTAAAGCGAAATTGCAACAAGGCAGCAGAGCTATTGCCTTGCGCCTGCTTGCGCGCTGCTGGCATCTCTTGGCGCTTATCTACGCCACTGCAGTGACAATTAGCAGCGTCTTGTACCCAGAAACAGCTCTGCCGTTTATCGCTACCGCGAGCTTAAAAACTGGACTGTACATCGGTATTGGCGCGCTCTTGCTGACGGTTATCCGTCAACTCATCGGCAGAGAAATCAGTTTACCGACTTCGCTCACCGAACAATTACCCCAACTCCAGTCGCGAGTGAATACCTACATTCCAACCGGTTTAAAAGTGTTGGGTACGCTCGTTGCCATTATTATCAGCGTGTTCACCTTGGATGCCTGGGCGGTATTTGACTTGCATGCGTGGTATGACACTGAAACCGGTAACAGTGCGGTGTCATCACTGTTGGATTGTTTGCTGATATTAGTACTGGCCTCGGCATTTTGGATCCTGGCGGCCAGCTACATTGAGCACCGTTTGTCACCGAGCAAAAAAGTCACACCCTCGGCCGCCGCCCGCGCCGAAACCCTGTTAGGCTTATTCCGCAGCTCGCTGGCCATTGTCATTATTGTCATGACGGTGATGATTATCTTGTCAGAGATTGGCGTAGAGATTGGCCCCTTAATCGCTGGTGCCGGTGTGCTCGGTCTTGCCGTTGGTTTTGGCGCGCAAAAATTAGTGCAAGATATTATAAACGGCGTATTCATCCAGCTGGAGAACGCCATTAATACCGGCGATTATGTGAATGTTGGCAGCCATGAAGGGACCGTTGAGCGCGTCGGCATTCGCTCGGTCGCCCTCCGCGATCTCTTTGGCACCTACCATATAGTGCCGTTTTCCTCCGTTGAAGCGGTTTCAAATTTCACTCGGGACTTCGCCTTCCATCTCGGCGAATACGGCATTGCCTACCGCGAAAATATCGACCATGCGATAGAACACCTCAAGGCGGCTTTCGAAGAACTTCGTCAAGGCGCACACAAGGACGATATTTTGGAAGATTTGCAGGTTGCCGGCGTTTCGGCGCTAGCCGACAGCTCGGTAAATATACGGGTGCTCATCAAAACCGCGCCGGGAATGCAATGGGCCGTTGGTCGCGCCTACAACCGCTTGGTGAAAATGCACTTCGACAAGGCCGGTATCGAAATTCCCTTCCCCCACACCACATTGTATTTTGGGGAAGACAAAGAAGGTTTGGCACCACCAGCCTATGTGCGAGTCGACACCGACCAGCCCGAAATAGCGCCAACTGAAGCTAGCTCAACGGCATCGTAATTACGTAGATACCACCTCCGAAATCAAAACGCCCTAGATTAGGGAACTAGGGCGTTTTCACTGGGTGTCAATTTATGCCTATTACATGCCCCGTCTTAGACGCCGGCCTCCCGGCCGCTAAACGCGGCAATTAATCAATGGACGTAGCAGCATAAAATCACAACAATAAGCGCATGAATCAGATCACCTCGCACAATCGCAATTGATGAACGAGCAAGCCACTCTGTTAGCCAGCGCCCTTGCACCGGCCTCGCTCGACGACCCACTCTACTACCTAAAAAACCTTCAGGCAGTGGTGACTTGGGTAATGACCCACCATCACGACCTGCTCGACGCTGAGGAATTAACAACACTCCAACAACTCCTGCAACTTTCTATTCCCGCACAGGCCCTACTGGCCCGAATGATTATTCGCAAGGGCGAGCTATTCCGCAGTGATAAGCTCAAATACGACGAAATTCCATCAAGCGCGAACGCACTAGATGAACTAAGTAAATATGGCTTTATCAACAGTAATCCGCTGATAGCTATTGAACAAATACATAAACACTGCCGCCGCGATGAACTTCTCAATTTACTCATCGCCGCCGGTAGCGCGCTACCAAAGTCTGCCAAAAAGTCCGAGCTGCTACTCGCGCTTGAGACGCTAGATCTAGCGACAAGCGCCAGCCCCCTCCACGCCTGGTGGCCGGAGGCGCCATTTAGCTTGGTGTCACTGCAATGCATGGCACTATTTGATCGCTTGCGACTGATGTTTTTTGGCAATCTTCATCAGGACTGGTCAGAGTTTGTGTTAACTGAACTCGGCCATCAAGCTTATGAAATCGTCGCCTTCGACCCGCAGTTTCGCGCCTTTGGCGACCGCGACGATGTTAATAGCTATCTTGCCTTACACCACTGCCAAACCGCGCTGCAAGAGGCAAGCGACATCACCGCCATTTTACCGCTACTCCCTGAGCGCTTAAGCAATCCTTGGCTTGAATATCGACGCCAACGACTGGGCTTTCAAATGGCGCAACACGCTGAGCGTGCAGGCGACATTCCGCTGGCTATCGAGCTTTATACCGGCAATGTTCTGAATGAGGCCAAGGTGCGCCTGTATCGGGTGCTCGAGAAACACAGCGACGATTCGCTCGCCGTTATTCACGCCATAGAGCAAGATTTACAATCACCGCTCAGGCTAGAAACCCAAGTTCATCTCCAGCGTATTCTCCTGCGGCTTAGTCGCAAAATGGGCAAGCCGCAGCCAAGACCAAAAAGGCAAAAGCTGCCAGTTGTTGAGTTGAGCCTTAACAACAACGACCGGCGCGTGGAATTTGCCGCCCTAGACGCACTCACGGCAGAAGACCAGCAAGAAGGCTTTTATACCGAAAACTGGCTGTTCACCGGCCTCCTTGGCCTACTCTTGTGGCCAGTCCTGTTCGAGCCTTTACCCGGCGCCTTCTTTCACCCTTTTCAAGCTGGCCCAGCAGATCTTTATCGGCCAGATTTTGTAGCACGCAGAAAAGCTCAAATTGATGAGCGCCTCGCGACATTAGATTCCGGTGAATACCGCGACTTGATCAAACACTGCTGGCAGCAAAAATACGGCATCGCTTGTTCATTAGTACACTGGCCGGTGATCACAGAGGCACTATTGGATTTAGCCTTAGCGATTATTCCCGCTGCGCACTTAAAGGCGATTTTCACGCACCTATTGAGCGACCTACGTAACCATCGCCGCGGCATGCCAGACTTATGCGTGTTTGACGGTCGCCTGCAAAGTTACAAACTGGTTGAAGTCAAAGGCCCCGGCGATAGACTGCAAGACCACCAAACCCTATGGATAGAATCTATGTTAGCTGCAGGCATTCCCATTGAGGTCGCGCAAGTGCAATGGATAAGCCCACCATGATAAATGTGTCGGTGAGATCACTGTGCGAATTTGCCGCCC
It includes:
- a CDS encoding NAD-glutamate dehydrogenase, with amino-acid sequence MKSKLGKLTRLIQQRLGNTPDSAALNALAARYWDVTASETITKRSAAELLDIVQSHLALAESRRADNPKIRISPPIDSGVLVLEMVAKDQPFIFDTLSSLMYDAGYTVILSNHPIFWVCRDKRGKLLDIVALDRKQQQHTDYHAESFVRYELEAGPSAISPNRLKQRIRKALDTIALIVTHWQPMREKAKSLQQYYSQSPAPMKARARRQVCNFLSWLTDNNLTFLAYVEMQLRQQGDKCSLHAVESSRLGLKLESTPWEHIESPQQREQILAHYLNSPRVLTITKSSELAPIRRFVPMDYIAIKDYNAKGELIGEHRFYGLMTRAAYNSRALDIPLLADRIHAAMNLAHFPPGSHNGKVMLQILETFPRDELFQSSAKKLFEIAMGLIAIEEQNRVRVFNRTDPFHRYYSILVYIPREQYSQHVREKIQILISAKLNAYSSDFSIYFTDNRMARLHLIVQVGTDEKKNLDNAAIEELICGVTESWQEKLKSVLYNNYPRKTAQQLFQSYADAFTAPYIAKTEIKKAAADIEQLEQLKNSGNNLAVKIYRDTSHRDERVELRCYFKHQPLALSEIQPRLNNLGLRLMLEDLYPVSVEHDETYWVQDFRAQTAVDVNHVFWHDASYFEQAFIAIHKELCDDDDFNRLIISADINWREVSLIRAYCRYLKQLGNYFEQNYLSKLLVDNGAISRLLIDLFHARFNPNIAERDTLQHKLNEQLDIALEAVQSLDADRLCRSLRTLIMATLRSNYYQTEDEEAENSAIYAFKFSTRDILEAPAPRPRYEIWVHSPNFEAVHLRGDKVARGGLRWSDRPEDFRTEVLGLVKAQMVKNAVIVPVGAKGGFVCRRLPENGSREAIQAEVISCYKDFIRAMLSLTDNLQGDRVIGPLLSVCHDDDDPYLVVAADKGTAAFSDIANGVSNDRGFWIGDAFASGGSNGYDHKKMGITAKGGWEAVKRHFREQNIDIQREEFTTIGIGDMAGDVFGNGMLLSKKTALLAAFNHLHIFLDPTPNTEESWKERKRLFKLPRSNWSDYNKALVSAGGDIYSRALKSITPSAQACQALALEHRAYAPDELIHHILQAPVDLLWNGGIGTYVKAEGETHQQAGDRANDNLRVNGSQLRCKAVGEGGNLGLTQAGRIEYALNGGRCNSDFIDNSAGVDSSDNEVNIKILLNELVAKQAISFVDRNKLLKSMTKDVEQQVLRNNYLQTQSISMVASQSPERLGEQAELIRILERDAGLDRKLESLPDEKTIQSRRTAGLGLTRPELACLLSYSKIHIKKILLDSTIPEDPYLAQELYRYFPQQLGDRYPDQISEHRLRREIICTVITNSLVNRMGNAFAHRLNDELGNSFEDIARAYTVARDLFDIRSLWADIEKLDNKVPDELQTRMMLEIRRLIKHVTLWLINNKEQLNNIQILISRYAEDIKLLADDIHHYLSKDELHRIEHRIAEYCNSGIPRRVAQRVVMLKALFASPDITWLKERTGAPAKVLSEIYFRLAEALQITWVRRHIDKLTADSRWHALARNALRDDLYQRHRELCAKVADDIDISANIVTELDNWLNNNSVQTAYLSNLITEVKSTQQANYLSLSVILRQLGRLSA
- a CDS encoding mechanosensitive ion channel domain-containing protein yields the protein MAPSSSQEISTNLVLADLLENSESRQALIDKLRAADDEPTASPSDKKLSNTEAQPKREQQKSFARTIALTTSNFGSSIKQQFSALFTAVAALFNSERATAANAESAAIVSTVINIAVLIGVTFAVFIFLRLFARRPFSTINAWACKGANKYAMLRTIGAVTAAGLVDTGVVLGAYLIGNTTASLLSTHNGADATRLALLLNAFLLVEGVKLLLRMLFASRFPALRLLPLHETQAKYCNRFFANLVGFTGYGIMVLVPIVNKNLTPTSGAALTTLLVLCAAIYFSIVVLRNKRNISQSLIAKAKLQQGSRAIALRLLARCWHLLALIYATAVTISSVLYPETALPFIATASLKTGLYIGIGALLLTVIRQLIGREISLPTSLTEQLPQLQSRVNTYIPTGLKVLGTLVAIIISVFTLDAWAVFDLHAWYDTETGNSAVSSLLDCLLILVLASAFWILAASYIEHRLSPSKKVTPSAAARAETLLGLFRSSLAIVIIVMTVMIILSEIGVEIGPLIAGAGVLGLAVGFGAQKLVQDIINGVFIQLENAINTGDYVNVGSHEGTVERVGIRSVALRDLFGTYHIVPFSSVEAVSNFTRDFAFHLGEYGIAYRENIDHAIEHLKAAFEELRQGAHKDDILEDLQVAGVSALADSSVNIRVLIKTAPGMQWAVGRAYNRLVKMHFDKAGIEIPFPHTTLYFGEDKEGLAPPAYVRVDTDQPEIAPTEASSTAS
- a CDS encoding VRR-NUC domain-containing protein; this translates as MNEQATLLASALAPASLDDPLYYLKNLQAVVTWVMTHHHDLLDAEELTTLQQLLQLSIPAQALLARMIIRKGELFRSDKLKYDEIPSSANALDELSKYGFINSNPLIAIEQIHKHCRRDELLNLLIAAGSALPKSAKKSELLLALETLDLATSASPLHAWWPEAPFSLVSLQCMALFDRLRLMFFGNLHQDWSEFVLTELGHQAYEIVAFDPQFRAFGDRDDVNSYLALHHCQTALQEASDITAILPLLPERLSNPWLEYRRQRLGFQMAQHAERAGDIPLAIELYTGNVLNEAKVRLYRVLEKHSDDSLAVIHAIEQDLQSPLRLETQVHLQRILLRLSRKMGKPQPRPKRQKLPVVELSLNNNDRRVEFAALDALTAEDQQEGFYTENWLFTGLLGLLLWPVLFEPLPGAFFHPFQAGPADLYRPDFVARRKAQIDERLATLDSGEYRDLIKHCWQQKYGIACSLVHWPVITEALLDLALAIIPAAHLKAIFTHLLSDLRNHRRGMPDLCVFDGRLQSYKLVEVKGPGDRLQDHQTLWIESMLAAGIPIEVAQVQWISPP